The Theileria parva strain Muguga chromosome 1, complete sequence, whole genome shotgun sequence DNA window TAACGTTATTGACAAATCTGCAAGAACCGTTTTAGACCACAGGCAGAAGGTTTGCCCTTTTGTCGAAGTTTCAGTTGTTGGTGAGGACGAAAACACCTGCAAGACGAAACCTGTAAACTTTAACACCTTCAATCCTGTCTGGTCGGACTCTAATCCGCCCTTTACTTTCAAAATTCGTAACCCCAATGAGGCGATTCTTCTCTTTTACGTGAAGCACTATGACAGCATTTCTTCTGAAGTTTTAGGTCAGGCTGCTTTTCCCGTCAACAGGTTACGGCCAGGCATCCGCTGGGTTCAATTGCTGGACTCTAAGTTTATGGAAATCGATTGTTCAGGTTTATTAGTACACATTGAGATGCAACCCTTGAAAAATCCATGATAACGCATAATTCATTCGTGTATATTCTGCTTAAAgtaaagataaaatatgGATAAGCTTTTCGAAAATAAAACTCAAACTTGCTTTGATTaagtgttaattttactaaaatacatttttatacactatatataatatataatatataatatatataatatgtaatacATAATGTACAAAAGttttatgaaattatttattaggtACCACTGCAGGCATTGAGTGCTTAAATGATACCATCGATAGTCTGTGTGCAAAATATAACAACAAAAACAAAACGattgtgttaaatattaaatttgagtaGTAACACTTTTCATAATGTGTTTCACTTTTccaaatattattgtaaataCAATACACTGGACTGCAAGTATTATTATCCGAATATCTTAAGTAGACCAACAACTTGTATGGGACAACATTAGTATAGTCTACTGATgtaacattattaataaactCTTTGGCATAAGATTTACAAGAATCACAAGGCAACTTGTGCAAATTTAACAGACAATCAGCACAAGAGGACTTTTTACAATGATAGAGCATATAAAGTGTCAGTGAAAGCACTAGAATAGCCAGTGAAATACAGAAAATTCCCGCCTTTTTCATAAAAACAGGATCATAAGGCTCTTCTTTATATGAATTAAGGTCAAAATAATTACttggtaaaattttacttagACGATCAAAATCACACTCAAATTCCTTCTTCGGCTTCTCAACCTCCGGAAATTCTATTTCATCCGTTCTGCGCCTATACTTCTCATATATCTTATCAATCCACATCTTTTcctattttataaaaaaaactttaaaaatactaagTGTTTTAGTTCTGGTCTGaactgtaatatatttgtaaatagtgaaaaaatcaaaaaatttgaaaaatttgaaaaatttaaaaatctcATCAAATAACGGAAAATAACAACATTTTAgacaataataaaaagaaaaatattt harbors:
- a CDS encoding putative integral membrane protein, whose translation is MWIDKIYEKYRRRTDEIEFPEVEKPKKEFECDFDRLSKILPSNYFDLNSYKEEPYDPVFMKKAGIFCISLAILVLSLTLYMLYHCKKSSCADCLLNLHKLPCDSCKSYAKEFINNVTSVDYTNVVPYKLLVYLRYSDNNTCSPVYCIYNNIWKSETHYEKCYYSNLIFNTIVLFLLLYFAHRLSMVSFKHSMPAVVPNK